The genomic region GCCTGCGCGAAGCCGCCGTCCACCATCAGGTTCGCCACCGTTTCCAGCTCCGGCGGATTCCCCGCAAGACGCTCCAGAAACGCATCGAAATCCGCACCGCACGGCAACAACAGCCGCTCCACCCTCTCGGCCGGCGGCCAGGCATCCTGGTCACGCGCATCGTCGTACGCACAGAACCAGACCGAGCCGACCCCGCCGCCCTTCACCTTCACCGCGAGGATCCCGCCCTGGACGAAACCGACACCCAGGTAGTCCTTCGTCAGGTGGTCCCGCAAGCACTTGTTCACGTACACCAGGTCATTGACCGCGGCCTCGTCCCGCACCGTGAAGAACGGCTGGTCCACCAACAGCCCCAACTCCGCGTCCAGCGCGGCACCGACCGGCGCGCAACCGCCCGCCGCCTTCAGGAACGAGCGGTACGCGGCAGGCAACCGGTACCCCAGATCCTCCTCGACACCCAGAACCTGCTGCTCACCGACCGCCACCGACCCCTTCGGCAGCCCGAAGTGCGCCGGACGCGTGTCCTGGAGCGGGCGGGTACCCCTCTTCTCCTGGTCGACAGCCGCCGTCGCGAGCCCACCGTGGTGCCGCAGCAACGCCTTGACCTCGACCGGTACGAGTTCGAGCCGACGCCCCCCGGGCACGTGGTGCCAGGTCCAGCCGTGCGGAGTGGCAACAGCCGGGATCGTGTCCCACAACTCGTGCCCCGAAGCGGCCAGCGCCGCATTGGCCGACACGTAGTCCGTCAGCCGCAGTTCATCGACACCGAACCCCTCGGGGGGCTCCGCGATCTCCGCGGCGGCACGCGCGTACGGCGAGAAATCCGGGAAGCCGTCTCCGTCCACCCGCACACCACGGGGGTGGCGCGCGGCCCGCACCGGGTCCGGGAAGTTCACGAGCTGCCCGGTGTAGGCCGCATTCGGTGGCGCGGCTTGCTGCCCGAGCCGACCTGTCGTCATGGCGGTTGCCCCCTGCTGCGAATGGCTTAGACCGCCCGGGGCGGTCTTAGTGACGGACAGCCTATGCGGTGGGGCAAGAAGAGGCCCCGCCCCAGTTCCCACCGGCCCACAGCCGTAACGGACCGTCACGTTCGAGTGACCCGCAAGCGACACAACACCCCGATCAACAGCCCCAGCTTCCGCACCACCCGTCCCATTTGGCAGGCTGACCCCGCAACACGGGGGGCGCAACACCGGCAGCAACAGCTGCAGGGGGTGGGAGGGGTATCACAGCCATGCACACGGCACAGTCACCACAAACCGGGCCATCGGGCGACCCACGCCTGCGCTGGAGCAGTACGGAATCCCGCCCGCCGGAGCTCCTGCACCGCCGGGACGGCATCCTGCCCACCGTCGCCGCGGCACTCTCCGTACGCGGCGCCGACACCCTCACCTCGACCGCGGGCAAGGCCGACCAGCCACCCGCGCTCCACCCCCTCGTCCAGGACTTCCTCGCCACCCTCACCAGCGGCCAGCGGGAACGGTTCACCGGACGCTGCCCCGAAGCGATCCTGCTCTCCCGGCACCTCACCGCCGTCGAGGGCACCCGCTCCAAACGAGCCGCCCGCAAGCCCCTCACCAACGGCGAAGCCCGCCGTACCCTGAAACACGCCAAGATCACCGCCCGCCGCATCCGCGAGGACGGCGACCCGCTGCACGGCAGCTACGCACCGCCGTGCCGCTCCTGTACGGCGATGCTCGCCCACTTCGGGGTACGCGCAGTCGATCCGACCACCGAGAAGGGCTGAACCACCGCAGATGCCGCCGCACACGCAGGACGCGCCGGACGCTCCCAGCACCCGCTTCCCCGACACCGTCGACGCCGCGCTGCGCACAGCGGGCTGGCTGCCCGGACGCTGGGACATCCGGGGCGCCGAGCAGTGGGCCGACGCCCTGCGCGCCCACGTCTCCCCCGGAGGCCACCGGCACGCCGTCTTCCCCGCGGCCGTCGAGGCCTGGGCAGAGTTCGGCGGACTGCGGATCACCGGCCCGGCACCCGGCCGCCAGAACGCCCCGGCCCCGTTCCTCGTCGACCCGCTCACCGGCCTGCACCTCGCCCGTACACTCGCCGACCTCGGACGCGCCCTCGGTACCGAGATCGCCCCGCTCGGCGAAGAAGGAGACGGCCAGGCCCTCCTCGCGATCGACTCGGACGGCCGGATCTACAGCATCGACCACACCGGCGACTGGTACCTCGGCCCCGACATCGACCAAGGCCTCGCCACGCTGATCACCGGGCTGCAACCCCTCCGGCTCACCTCGGGCTGACCCCCGGCAGGCCCGGGGCACGCGCACCCGCGACCCGGGCCCTCACGAACCACGACCGGCTCAGGCCGCCTGCCGCCCCGGCAGCAGCGCCGACACCCGGAACCCCCCGGCATCCGTCGGCCCCGAGACGAACGCCCCGCCCAGCGCGGTCACCCGCTCCCGCATCCCCACCAGGCCGTTCCCCCCGCTGGGCAGCCCCGCATCGGCCACCCCCGCGTCCGACGGACCGTTCTCCACCTGCATGGCCACCTCGGCCCCCCGGTGCGCGAGCCGCACCCAGGTCTTCGCACCCGCCGCATGCTTGTGCACATTGGTGAGCGCCTCCTGGACCACGCGGTACGCGGTCCGCTCGACCACCTCGTCGTACCGCCCCGCCTCGCCCTCCACCACCAGCTCCACGACCATCCCCGCCGCCCTCGACTGCCCGACCAACGCCTCCAGCTCGTCCAGACACGGGCCGTCACCCCCGGCCGCCGCAGCCGCCGCGGCAGCCGCAGCTCCGACAGCCGCCAACGGCACCGGCGCCGGAGCCCGCACCGCATCCCCCGTACGCAGCACCCCCAGCATCTCGCGCAGCTCCGTGAGCGCTTGACGGCCCATGTCCCCGACGAGCGCCGCGTTCTTCGACGCCTTCACGGGGTCCTTCAACGCCACCGCCTGGAGCGCCGCGGCGTGCACCACCATCAGACTCACCCGGTGCGCCACCACGTCGTGCATCTCCCGGGCGATCCGCGTCCGCTCCTCGGTACGCGCCCACTCGGCACGCTCCTCGGCCCGGTCCGCCAGCAGCGACAGCTCACGCTCCAGGCTGTCCGCGCGCTCCCGCAGACTCTCCATCAGCCGCCTGCGCGCCCCTATGTACAACCCGAACAGCACCGGCGGCGCGGTCAGACCCAGCGACATGAAGACGGACCCCAGCACCACGAACAGGCCGTCACGCGGACCCAGTCCGTGCCGGAGCTGCACGAACGTCACGATGAGCGTGCCCAGCAGCGACATCGCCGTCAGCGCGCCGGTCAGTCTGCGCGGCACATCGGACGCCGCGAGCGTGTAGAGCCCGACGATGCCCATGAGGAAGCCCATCTGGGCAGGCGTGACCGCGACCGACACCAGCACCACAGCGATCGGCCACCGCCGCCGCAACACCAGCACCGCCCCGGCCAGCAGCCCGAACACCACCCCGAACGGCAGGGGAAGCCCCGCCTGCCCGGAGAAGTCGACCCCCTCCAGCGCACACTCCAGCGCCGAGACGACCCCCAGCCCCACATCCAGCACGGCGCTGCGCCGCCGCTCCCACCACCACCAGCCACGGGCGGTCAGTCCCGTGGCCGTGGCGTCCTGGTACGCCCCCGTTGCGGTCATGCCGTCCAGCGTACGGGCGGGCCGGTCCCGGGCTCACGAATTTCGATGCGGGAGGTTACGTGCGATACGCGACGACCACCCGAACCAGTGAATCGGCCAAGCTTTCGAAGCGGGTGAGCGCATATCGGATGAGGCTCGTCACATGACGGACACCAGCAGCAAATACAGCGACTTCGAGGGGTTGCGTGAGCGGGCGGTCGCTCTGCGGAGGGAGGGGCTGAGCCGCCGCCAGATCCGCGATCGGCTGTACATCGACAACAACGACATCCTCAACCGCCTGTTGCAGGGCGAGCCCGCGCCGGAGTGGACGAAACGCCCCCGCGCCAAGGACGGCCTGCGGGCGAAGGCACGGGAGCTGCGGCTCCAGGGGATGACGTACGACCAGATACAGGTGGAGCTGGGGTGCTCGAAAGGTTCGATCTCGTTGTGGGTGCGGGATCTGCCGACGCCTCCCCGACGCACTACCACCGAGCAGGCGAAACTCGCCGGCCGTCTGCGATGGGAGCACGAACTGGCGGTACGCGACATCGAGCGCCAGAAGACCAAGGCCGCTGCGGCAGACGAAATCGGCACCCTGTCCGACCGGGAGCTCTTCTTCGTCGGCGTAGCCCTGTACTGGGCAGAAGGCACCAAGGACAAGCCGTACGACCGCCGGGAGAACGTCACCTTCGTCAACAGCGACCCTGGGGTGATCGAGGTCTACCTGGCATGGCTCAGGCTGCTCGAAGTGGCCCCGGAGCGTATCTGCTACCGGCTGATGATTCACGAGACAGCCGATGTGGAGACAGCCAAGCTCTACTGGGCCGAGCTGATAGGCGTCGATGTCTCCGTCTTCCAGAAGACGACCCTCAAGAAACACAATCCGAAGACGGTTCGGAAGAACACCGGTGAGAACTACCGGGGCTGCCTCGTCATCCGCGTCGCGCAGGGAGCTGAGCTGTACCGACGCATCGAAGGCTGGTGGCATGGCATCGTGGATGAGACGCGGTCTCTCCTCAGGTAGGGTCTGACGCTGTGATCCGCCGTGGGGTAGCGGCATCCCGCAGACCTTTGGAGTCTTGAGACGCTGGTTCGAATCCAGCCGGCGGAGCCACAATTCGGGTCCCGGCCTCCACGGCCGGGACCCGCCTTCGTTTCCGTCCCGAACCCCCCCGGTATCCTGCGGGTGTCCACCCCCCGCAGCCGAAGGGCACCACCGTGAGCGCCAACCCCCCGGCCGTCGTCGTCCTAGCAGCGGGTGCGGGCACCCGTATGAAGTCGGCCGTCCCCAAGGTCCTGCACGAGATCAGCGGCCGCTCCCTCGTCGGGCACGTCGTCGCCGCCGCCCGTGAGCTGGACCCCGAGCACCTCGTCGTGGTCGTCGGGCACGAGCGCGAGAAGGTGCAGGCCCACCTCGGCGAGATCGACGCGGACGTCCGTACCGCCGTGCAGCAGACCCAGCAGGGCACCGGGCACGCCGTCCGGACCGCGCTCGAAGAGCTGGGCTCGGTGCCCGGGGGCACCGTCCTCGTCGTCTGCGGTGACACCCCGCTGCTCACCGGCGCCACGCTGAGCGCCCTGTCGGCCGCCCACACCGCCGACGGCAACGCCGTGACCGTGCTGACCGCCGAGGTGCCCGACGCCACCGGCTACGGGCGCATCGTGCGGGACCACTGCGGCGCCGTGACCGCGATCGTCGAGCACAAGGACGCCTCCGACACGCAGTTGGTGATCCGGGAGATCAACTCCGGGGTGTTCGCGTTCGACGGGCAGCTGCTCGCGGACGCGCTGGGCAAGGTGCGTACGGACAACAGCCAGGGCGAGGAGTACCTCACCGACGTGCTGGGCATCCTGCGCGAGGCCGGGCACCGGGTCGGGGCGTCCGTCGCCGGTGACCACCGGGAGATCCTCGGCATCAACAACCGGGTGCAGCTGGCCGAGGCGCGCGCGCTGCTGAACGCCCGGCTGCTGGAGCGGGCGATGCTGGACGGGGTGAGCGTGATCGACCCGTCGTCGGTGTTCATCGACGCGACCGTCACCTTCGAGCCGGACGCGATCATCCACCCCGGCACGCAGCTGCTCGGCACCACCCACCTCGCGGAGGGCGCCGAGGTCGGCCCCAACTCACGGCTCAAGGACACCACGGTCGGCAGGTTCGCCCGGGTGGACAACACGGTGGCGGACGGCGCAGAGGTCGGCGAGCAGGCGACCGTGGGCCCGTTCGCCTACCTGCGGCCCGGTACGCGGCTCGGGGCCAAGGGCAAGATCGGCACGTACGTCGAGACGAAGAACGCCACGATCGGCGAGGGCACGAAGGTGCCGCACCTCTCCTATGTCGGCGACGCGACGATCGGCGAGTACACGAACATCGGCGCCGCGAGCGTCTTCGTGAACTACGACGGGCAGCACAAGCACCACACCACGATCGGATCGCACTGCCGTACCGGTTCGGACAACATGTTTGTGGCGCCTGTCACGGTCGGGGACGGCGTCTACACCGCCGCCGGCTCGGTGATCACGAAGGATGTGCCGCCGGGCGCACTGGCCGTCGCCCGGGGCCAGCAAAGGAATATCGACGGTTGGGTGGCCAGGAAGCGTCCGGGAAGCGCCGCCGCGGAGGCCGCTCTCTCGGCGTCGGAGGAGCCGGTCAGCGAAAGCTGACCGGAAACAGGTGTGTTCATCTGCGCGTACCGTGATAGATACACGCACCGGCCCACGGGCCGGACATGCCCCGGCTCTCGGGCCGGATTTACGGGGTTCGCCCCGGACATATCGCACCGGCTGGCTCGCCCAGCAGCAATCAACACGTCTGAGGAGACTGTGCTGTGACCGGGATCAAGACGACCGGCGAGAAGAAGCTGATGCTCTTCTCCGGCCGCGCCCACCCCGAGCTGGCCGAGGAGGTCGCATCCAATCTGGGTGTGGACCTGGTGCCGACTAAGGCCTTCGACTTCGCGAACGGCGAGATCTACGTCCGTTTCCAGGAGTCGGCCCGTGGTGCCGACTGCTTCCTGATGCAGAGCCACACGGCTCCCATCAACCAGTGGATCATGGAACAGCTGATCATGATCGACGCCCTGAAGCGGGCCTCGGCCCGGAGCATCACGGTGATCGTGCCGTTCTACGGCTACGCCCGCCAGGACAAGAAGCACCGCGGCCGGGAGCCGATCTCGGCCCGTCTCATCGCGGACCTGATGAAGACCGCGGGCGCCGACCGCATTCTCACGGTCGATCTGCACACCGACCAGATCCAGGGCTTCTTCGACGGCCCGGTGGACCACCTCTTCGCGCTGCCGATCCTGGCGGACTACGTGGGCGCCAAGGTCGACCGCTCCAAGCTGACCATCGTCTCGCCCGACGCGGGCCGGGTACGGGTCGCCGACCGCTGGTGCGACCGTCTCGGTGCGCCGCTGGCGATCGTCCACAAGCGCCGTGACAAGGACGTCGCGAACCAGGTCACCGTTCACGAGGTCGTGGGTCAGGTCGAGGGCCGCGTCTGCGTGCTGGTGGACGACATGATCGACACCGGTGGCACGATCTGCGCCGCGGCCGACGCGCTGTTCGCCAACGGCGCCGAGGACGTCATCGTGACGGCGACGCACGGTGTCCTCTCGGGTCCGGCGGCCGACCGTCTGAAGAACTCGAAGGTCAGCGAGTTCGTCTTCACGAACACGCTGCCCGACCCGGGCAATCTGGACCTGGACAAGATCACGGTGCTCTCGATGGCGCCGACGATCGCCCGCGCGGTGCGCGAGGTCTTCGAGGACGGCTCGGTGACCAGCCTCTTCGAGGAGCAGGAGTAACCGTCTGAAGGCTGCCCGAGGGCAGCCTGAAGATCGATTTCTGGGACGGCCTCCCCGCCGGGTAGACTCACGGAGTTGCTCGGCGAGGGAGGCCGTACTCATAGGTACGGCGCTCCGTTATCGACGCGCTCTTCGTAGCAGGCCGCGATACGTGGCCGGGTGACCCAGCCGTTTTTCGTCACCTACGAGGAGTGCCACATGGCCGAGGTCAAGCTCAGCGCCGAAGTCCGTAACCAGTTCGGCAAGGGCGCCGCCCGTCAGACCCGTCGTGAGAACAAGGTTCCCGCGGTCATCTACGGTCACGGCGCCGAGACGGTGCACATCACCCTTCCGGGCCACGAGCTGATGATGGCGCTCAAGACCGCCAACGCTCTGCTCAGCCTGGACATCGAGGGCCGCACCGAGCTCTGCATCCCCAAGGCCGTCCAGCGTGACGCCATCAAGCGCACCATCACCCACGTCGACCTGCTCGCGGTCAAGCTGGGCGAGAAGGTCACCGTCGAGGTCTCGGTGCAGGCCGAGGGCGACCTGGCGCCGGGCTCCAACCTGCTGGAGTACGTGCTCAACACCCTGACCGTCGAGGCCGAGGCCACCCACATCCCCGAGTCGGTCACCGTCTCGGTCGCGGGTCTGGACGCCGGTGCGTCGATCCTGGCCAAGGACATCCCGCTGCCGGCCGGCACCACCCTCGCCATCGACGAGGACGCCGTGGTCATCCAGATCGTGGCCGCGCAGGCCGAGGAGCCCGCTGCCGACGCCGCCGAGGGCGAGAGCGCCGAGGCCTGAGCCTCGCTCTGATCCCGGGCCGCGTTGTTCCGGGACTTCGCTGAATCCGCCGTCCGTGCCGCAAGGCGCGGGCGGCGGCTGGCTGTTCACCCGCTTTCCCGGCTTCACCCGCTTTCCGGTTCACCCGCTTTCCGGCTTCACTCGCTTTCCGGCTTCACCCGCTTCACCGGCTGCCCCTGGGAGACGTGCAGATGACGACCGATCCGACCGCGCCCTGGCTCGTCGTGGGTCTCGGCAACCCCGGCCCCGACTACGCGGCCAACCGCCACAACGTCGGCTTCATGGTGGCCGATCTGCTCGCGGAGCGCATCGGGGGCAGGTTCAAGGCGCACAAGGCCCGTGCCCAGGTCATGGAGGGGCGGATCGGTCCGCCGGGTCCCGCCAACCGCCGGGTGGTGCTGGCGAAGCCGATGTCGTACATGAATCTCTCGGGCGGTCCGGTCACCGCGCTGCGCGACTTCTACAAGGTGGACACGGCGAACATCGTCGCCGTCCACGACGAGCTGGACATCGATTACGGCACGCTGCGGCTGAAGCTGGGCGGTGGCGACAACGGCCACAACGGTCTGAAGTCGATGACCAAGTCGATGGGCCCCGACTACCACCGGGTCCGGTTCGGTATCGGGCGTCCGCCGGGGCGGATGCAGGTCGCCGATTTCGTGCTGAAGGACTTCTCCTCGGCGGAGCGCAAGGAGCTGGGGTACTTCGTGGACCGGGCGGCGGACGCGGTCGAGGCGCTGATCATCGAGGGGCTGGAGCGCGCGCAGACCACGTACAACTCCTGACTCCCCCGGGCGTTCTTCCCGCCCGGGTTGACCGGATGCGGTTGCATGGCCAAGGATCGCGCCCCATGAAGCGGAGTCGTGGCGTCCTGCTGTACGCGCGCCGGGCAGCCATGGGCTGTGTCGCGGCGCTGATCCTGGTCGCCGGGTTCTGGTCCTCGTGGGGGACGGCCCAGCACGTGATCCTCGCGAAGGGCCGCGACCACGGCACGCTGACGGTGGCCTCCTGCGCGGGCGACACCTGTACCGGCCCGTACACGCCGTCGGCGGGGTCGGAGCCGCACTCGGGGTTGAGCATCGACAAGTCGACGGCGGCGAAGAAGGGCGAGGAGCTGCCGGTGGTGGTCCGTCCCGGGTCGGACGAGGCGATCCGGACCGGGTGGGCCGGGGTGCTGCACGCCTGGGTGCCGTTGGGCGGGGCGTTGGTGCTGGCGGCGCTGGTGATCGGTGGTGGACTGCGGATGACGCGTACGGCGTGGGTGGCGGGCGGCGCGGGTGCGGCGTTGCTGGCGGCGGCGTTCCTCGCGCTGTGAGCGGGTTCGCTCCGGGCGGTGTACGTCGCGGAGCTGAGCGGAGTTGAGGCCGGGCCCGTGCGGTGGCGGGGGTCCCGTACGGGCCCGGCGGTGTCAGTCGCTCTCCTTCGGGCCGTGAGCGTGCGCGTCGGTGTCGTCGGCCGTGCGCCGACCGTGGGGTGTCAGCAGAACGGCGACGGCTGCCACGGCCGCGAGCCCCGCGAGGACGAGGAGCGCCACCCGGTCCGGGACGGCGGTGCCGAGGGCCGACACCCGTTCCTCCAGGGCGAATTCGGTGTGTGTACTGAGCAGCGGCGGCAGCGCGGACGCGCCGTCGAACAGCAGGAACGCGGCGCCGAGCAGGATGAACAGGGTTCCGCCGACGAGTGACGTGGTGTGCAGTGTCAGGGGGCCCGCGGTGAGTGTTCTGCCGCGGAGCCATGTGCGGTGGCCGAGGTCGAAGCGGTCCCACAGGAGGGCCAGGACGAACATGGGCAGGGCCATTCCGAGGGCGTAGACGGCGAGCAGGAGTCCGCCGTGCAGCGGGTCGCCGCCGACGGCGGAGACGGTGAGGATTCCGCCCAGGACGGGTCCGGCGCAGAACCCGGCGAGTCCGTAGACGGCGCCCAGTGCGACGACGGAGGCCGCCGATCCCGAGCGGCGGGCGCCGGCGGCCTGTTGGAGGCGGCGTGAGCCGAATCCGAGGCCGAGGATCTGGGCCGCTCCCAGTGCGATGACGGTCCATCCGCCGACGGTGATCAGTGTGTCGCGGTGACCGTAGAAGAGACGGCTGGCGAAGGAGCCGGCGACGCCGAGCGGTACCAGGGTGGTGCACAGTCCGGCGTAGAACAGGGCGGTGCGGGCGACGAGTCGGGTGCGGCTGGTGAAGGAGTACGCGAAGAACGCCGGGAGCAGCAGGGCGCTGCAGGGGCTGAGCAGCGCGAGGAGTCCGCCCAGGAAGGCCATGAGGAGGCTGACCTCGGTCATGGCCGGGCCGCCTTCGCCGCCGCGTCGATGGCTTTGCGGAAGGTGTCGGTGGGCTGGGCGCCGAGCAGCGGTGTGCCGTTGACGAGGAAGGCGGGGGTGCTGGTGACGCCCAGGGCGTAGCCCTCTTCCTGGTCGCGTTGTACGGCCTTGTGTGCGGCTGCGGAGGTCATGTCCGCGCGGAACCGGTCGAGGTCTTCGACGCCTGCTTTGCGTGCCAGGGTGGTCAGTTGGTCCTGGTCGAAGTGGCCGGTGTTCCGTTTGTGCGGCTCGCTGTAGGCGAGGGTGTGGAACTCCCAGAACTTGTGTTGCCGGCCGGCTGCCCAGCCTGCGAGGGCGGCCTGCTGCGATTCCTTGCCGAAGATGGGGAAGTTGCGCCATTCGATGCGCAGGATGCCTTGGTCGACGTACGAGCGTTGCAGTGCGGGTTGGGTCTCGCGGGCGAACTGCCCGCAGAACGGGCACTGGAAGTCGGAGTACTCGATCAGTACGACCGGTGCGTCGGCGCGCCCGGTGGCCTGTGGGTCGGTTTTCTCGCGGCGGGCCAGGGCGGCCAGTTCGTTGTCCGGTGACGGGGTGTCGCCGGGCGCGCTCGTGGTGGCGGTGGGTGCGGGCCGTGCGGCGGGTTCGGGGGTGTGGCTGTCGGTGCCGTTCAGGGTGAGGGCGAACGTGGCGGTGGCGGCTGCGGCCACGAGGACGGCGGACGCGAGGACGGTCCGCTTGCGGTTCCTGCGGGGTGCGGGCGTGGTGCTGTTGTGGGGCATGGCGTGCCTCTCCTGATGCGGAGGTCCTGATGCGGAGGACGAGAAAGGGGTGAAGGGGGCCCGGGGTCAGGCGGATGCCGGTACGGGGCAGGCGGTCTGGCCCGCCAGGCGGCGCAGTGCGGCTTCGGTGAGCAGGGCGACGGAGGCGAGGGCCACCAGTGGTTGCAGGGGTGCCCAGTAGCTGAGCGCTCCGGAGGCGCCGAGCAGCAGCAGGACGAGTTTGTTGCAGACCGGGCAGCCGACCGCGAGGAACGACAGGATGCCGCCGAGCGAGCCGAGTCGGCCGCCGGTCGCGGGGTCCGGCGCCGAGGGGGCCGTGGGTGTCGCGGATGTCGCTGGCCCGCGTACGTAGGTGCTCAGGACGATGCCTGCGAGGGCGGCGGTGACGGCGAGGGCCGGGTAGTTCCAGCCCTGTACGGGGACCGACCGGGAGAACAGCGGGGTGGGGATCACGTCGGTGGGCACGCCGACCAGTACGGCGGTCAGCAGCGTGCCTGCGCCTGCCGCGGCCCACTGGTGGCGCTGCCAGTGACGCAGTGCCGAACCCGCCCGGCTCAGGGAGCGCGGGGAAGAGGACATGTTCAGTTGCTCCGATTCCGAGGATTCACGGACGCGACTCAGGGGTCGGTCCAGGACCGGGCAGGTCCTAAATCCGCAGAACGGAGAGGAGGGCTGGTGGGGGTGGGGGTGCGGGCCCTATGGGGGACGTCGCGGGGCGGGGGGTCCGCTCGGGCGTGACCGGTGTCGGACCGGTGGGCCGGGCGGCGCAGTTGTCGGCGTGCCGGTGGTTCTCCGCCCGCTGGGCTCGCGGGTCCGGGAGCACCTTCTTGCCGCACGCGGGGGTGGAGCCGTCGGCTTCCGTGGCGTGTGCGGAGGCGTTCCGGACGTGGTGCAGGGCGGTGCCCGCGGAAGACACGGCAGAAGGCACAGCGGAAGAAGCGGCGGCGGGAGAAGCGGCGGCGGGCGAAGTGGCGGAGGTGGTGGCCCGTTCGGCCACGCGTCCGCCGCGCTCGGTGTGGCCGAACGCGCAGAGCAACGCCACGACGGCGACGAGCAGTCCCAGCAGGCCGCGGAAGCCGGCGTGTGCCGTTCCGGGTGCCGCCGGTCGCTTCATGATCGCCGATCCGTGGGGGTGCAGGTGGACCCACGATAGGCCACCGGCCGGGGCACCGGACAGAAGTCCGGTGCCCCGGCCGGGGTGGCCGGGGGCCTGGGCCGGGCGGTCGGCTCAGCCGGTGTTGCGCAGTCCCGCCGCGACGCCGTTCACGGTGAGCAGCAGTGCCCGCGCGAGGGTCGGGTCCGGGTCCTCGCCCCGTTCGGCCGCTGCCCGCTGGCGGGCGAGCAGGGAGACCTGGAGGTACGAGATCGGGTCCAGGTAGGCGTCGCGGATGCCGAACGTCTGCTGGAGCACCGGGTGGGAGTCGAGCAGCTTCTGGCCGCCGGTGATCCGCAGGACCTCCCGGACGGTCAGTTCGTGTTCGGCCTCGATGTCGGCGTACACGTGCTTGAGTTCGTCGGGCACGAGCGTGTCGACGTAGTGCCGGGCGATCCGCAGGTCCGTCTTGGCCAGGGTCATCTCGACGTTGGAGATGAAGTTCTGGAAGAAGTGCCACTGCTCGTGCATCTCGTCCAGG from Streptomyces sp. NBC_01267 harbors:
- a CDS encoding SMI1/KNR4 family protein is translated as MTTGRLGQQAAPPNAAYTGQLVNFPDPVRAARHPRGVRVDGDGFPDFSPYARAAAEIAEPPEGFGVDELRLTDYVSANAALAASGHELWDTIPAVATPHGWTWHHVPGGRRLELVPVEVKALLRHHGGLATAAVDQEKRGTRPLQDTRPAHFGLPKGSVAVGEQQVLGVEEDLGYRLPAAYRSFLKAAGGCAPVGAALDAELGLLVDQPFFTVRDEAAVNDLVYVNKCLRDHLTKDYLGVGFVQGGILAVKVKGGGVGSVWFCAYDDARDQDAWPPAERVERLLLPCGADFDAFLERLAGNPPELETVANLMVDGGFAQAVPVSAEG
- a CDS encoding YwqJ-related putative deaminase, translating into MHTAQSPQTGPSGDPRLRWSSTESRPPELLHRRDGILPTVAAALSVRGADTLTSTAGKADQPPALHPLVQDFLATLTSGQRERFTGRCPEAILLSRHLTAVEGTRSKRAARKPLTNGEARRTLKHAKITARRIREDGDPLHGSYAPPCRSCTAMLAHFGVRAVDPTTEKG
- a CDS encoding SUKH-3 domain-containing protein, producing the protein MPPHTQDAPDAPSTRFPDTVDAALRTAGWLPGRWDIRGAEQWADALRAHVSPGGHRHAVFPAAVEAWAEFGGLRITGPAPGRQNAPAPFLVDPLTGLHLARTLADLGRALGTEIAPLGEEGDGQALLAIDSDGRIYSIDHTGDWYLGPDIDQGLATLITGLQPLRLTSG
- a CDS encoding sensor histidine kinase, producing the protein MTATGAYQDATATGLTARGWWWWERRRSAVLDVGLGVVSALECALEGVDFSGQAGLPLPFGVVFGLLAGAVLVLRRRWPIAVVLVSVAVTPAQMGFLMGIVGLYTLAASDVPRRLTGALTAMSLLGTLIVTFVQLRHGLGPRDGLFVVLGSVFMSLGLTAPPVLFGLYIGARRRLMESLRERADSLERELSLLADRAEERAEWARTEERTRIAREMHDVVAHRVSLMVVHAAALQAVALKDPVKASKNAALVGDMGRQALTELREMLGVLRTGDAVRAPAPVPLAAVGAAAAAAAAAAGGDGPCLDELEALVGQSRAAGMVVELVVEGEAGRYDEVVERTAYRVVQEALTNVHKHAAGAKTWVRLAHRGAEVAMQVENGPSDAGVADAGLPSGGNGLVGMRERVTALGGAFVSGPTDAGGFRVSALLPGRQAA
- the glmU gene encoding bifunctional UDP-N-acetylglucosamine diphosphorylase/glucosamine-1-phosphate N-acetyltransferase GlmU, with product MSANPPAVVVLAAGAGTRMKSAVPKVLHEISGRSLVGHVVAAARELDPEHLVVVVGHEREKVQAHLGEIDADVRTAVQQTQQGTGHAVRTALEELGSVPGGTVLVVCGDTPLLTGATLSALSAAHTADGNAVTVLTAEVPDATGYGRIVRDHCGAVTAIVEHKDASDTQLVIREINSGVFAFDGQLLADALGKVRTDNSQGEEYLTDVLGILREAGHRVGASVAGDHREILGINNRVQLAEARALLNARLLERAMLDGVSVIDPSSVFIDATVTFEPDAIIHPGTQLLGTTHLAEGAEVGPNSRLKDTTVGRFARVDNTVADGAEVGEQATVGPFAYLRPGTRLGAKGKIGTYVETKNATIGEGTKVPHLSYVGDATIGEYTNIGAASVFVNYDGQHKHHTTIGSHCRTGSDNMFVAPVTVGDGVYTAAGSVITKDVPPGALAVARGQQRNIDGWVARKRPGSAAAEAALSASEEPVSES
- a CDS encoding ribose-phosphate diphosphokinase, with the translated sequence MTGIKTTGEKKLMLFSGRAHPELAEEVASNLGVDLVPTKAFDFANGEIYVRFQESARGADCFLMQSHTAPINQWIMEQLIMIDALKRASARSITVIVPFYGYARQDKKHRGREPISARLIADLMKTAGADRILTVDLHTDQIQGFFDGPVDHLFALPILADYVGAKVDRSKLTIVSPDAGRVRVADRWCDRLGAPLAIVHKRRDKDVANQVTVHEVVGQVEGRVCVLVDDMIDTGGTICAAADALFANGAEDVIVTATHGVLSGPAADRLKNSKVSEFVFTNTLPDPGNLDLDKITVLSMAPTIARAVREVFEDGSVTSLFEEQE
- a CDS encoding 50S ribosomal protein L25/general stress protein Ctc, which codes for MAEVKLSAEVRNQFGKGAARQTRRENKVPAVIYGHGAETVHITLPGHELMMALKTANALLSLDIEGRTELCIPKAVQRDAIKRTITHVDLLAVKLGEKVTVEVSVQAEGDLAPGSNLLEYVLNTLTVEAEATHIPESVTVSVAGLDAGASILAKDIPLPAGTTLAIDEDAVVIQIVAAQAEEPAADAAEGESAEA
- the pth gene encoding aminoacyl-tRNA hydrolase encodes the protein MTTDPTAPWLVVGLGNPGPDYAANRHNVGFMVADLLAERIGGRFKAHKARAQVMEGRIGPPGPANRRVVLAKPMSYMNLSGGPVTALRDFYKVDTANIVAVHDELDIDYGTLRLKLGGGDNGHNGLKSMTKSMGPDYHRVRFGIGRPPGRMQVADFVLKDFSSAERKELGYFVDRAADAVEALIIEGLERAQTTYNS
- a CDS encoding cytochrome c biogenesis CcdA family protein — protein: MTEVSLLMAFLGGLLALLSPCSALLLPAFFAYSFTSRTRLVARTALFYAGLCTTLVPLGVAGSFASRLFYGHRDTLITVGGWTVIALGAAQILGLGFGSRRLQQAAGARRSGSAASVVALGAVYGLAGFCAGPVLGGILTVSAVGGDPLHGGLLLAVYALGMALPMFVLALLWDRFDLGHRTWLRGRTLTAGPLTLHTTSLVGGTLFILLGAAFLLFDGASALPPLLSTHTEFALEERVSALGTAVPDRVALLVLAGLAAVAAVAVLLTPHGRRTADDTDAHAHGPKESD